One Triticum dicoccoides isolate Atlit2015 ecotype Zavitan chromosome 4B, WEW_v2.0, whole genome shotgun sequence genomic window carries:
- the LOC119291306 gene encoding DNA repair protein UVH3-like, which yields MGVHGLWGLLAPVGRRVSVETLAGKRLAVDASIWMVQFMRAMRDDKGDMVRDAHILGFLRRICKLLFLRARPVFVFDGATPALKRRTLAARRRNRDAAQAKVRKTAEKLLISHLKASRLEELAAQIKSDRAKHDAKGKQVESSRGEETEKTDGDQNRNDDGENSRGTAAPINQEKLDELLAASLAAEDEAGLTGKGENNPASFPLQEGTGIDEDENDDDEEMIFPMTTGDIDPAVLASLPPSMQLDLLVQMRERVMAENRQKYQKIKKEPAKFSELQIQSYLKTVAFRREIEEVRKGAAGKDVGGIQTTKIASEANREFIFSSSFTGDKQTLAQRGVEEQIVDSGKSKREISSAIFKSSPSSSSRSIKPQGGEPSTGFGPDVETYRDERGRVRVSRVRGMGIRMTRDIQRNLDFIKEHEQSKSMGQANIGKGSTSNEEPPDFPEHLFENDGLQSSVDLSEDFAETIGDNHHTSSLVGGSDDISEGSCHGSKETIEISFVDDQIGVKDNDDKLFLHLVSGTSSKLFADDDRLAKNTLESDNSEGIWEEGIIEEETLPMKVNEKDYQSSPPDNCCTDDEVEWEEGVCDVPEVPFSEYNQCKLPKGDIEEEALIQEAIKRSLEDSEKQEFENGIPEDLETSIEYKSLQSHDDVPKPSEAPATTYSHSEASFVEETIKEMGIKNSSGEDGVMHDPEVLEAERKENEKQAQLESNDGRASSNTDYLQGSSPVYNVSTSTLTARPSCSPKVQDNDAIVSATSIHECPKEEVIKQNTSNSHKSGCNTNDPYIGEISMVAQKEPLLDESVAGDAVQKENVIQEDTNITTSEINSTQLNENYDSHIISENNLEKEISFLRQEQLDLGNERRKLESHAESVSSEMFAECQELLQMFGLPYIIAPMEAEAQCAYMEINNLVDGVVTDDSDVFLFGARNVYKNIFDDRKYVETYLMKDIESELGLTREQLIRMALLLGSDYTEGISGIGIVNAIEVVHAFPEEDGLQQFREWIESPDPAILGKFDVETSGSSKRRKSGGNESCEKGNSLEPECVEGSDNNQSSNETQHIKEVFMSNHRNVSKNWHIPSTFPSETVISAYISPQVDDSTERFSWGRPDLSLLRKLCWERFGWNKEKADELLLPVLKEYNKHETQLRMEAFYSFNERFAKIRSKRIQKAIKGITGKTFSETDELNEDSPSTSDAPKKKAAGHSSRAKPRGKRNTSAEPRNMGSQEDDKIGDPNTFADADELAKEQRNASKKKTASPSVRSRGRGRKKMNVRQETTRDEEDLEVQMSNLSADEDSHERHSDKYKSEGMTVRRSNRKRKQVTYMEDDHEADDNTAPLHQVDEDDPSQIGTDIDTAGRDTQSNLLHQDTSELNSNQMHVDPGSAEDVNEDPLGFELYDDQTDSAPKEYLFTGGGFCAEEDEQDTAVDRSGGETVDGTSDACEDIAGVSDGGKSIGLSTPTGECAEDASMDARGASSSKRRNAGSGLPKIAKRRRK from the exons CTCAAGGCAAGTAGGCTTGAAGAATTGGCAGCTCAAATCAAAAGTGACAGGGCTAAGCATGATGCTAAGGGCAAGCAAGTTGAGAGCAGTAGAGGAGAAGAAACTGAGAAAACAGATGGAGATCAAAACCGAAATGACGATGGGGAGAACAGCAGGGGGACAGCTGCACCAATCAACCAGGAAAAATTGGATGAACT GCTGGCAGCGTCACTTGCTGCAGAGGACGAGGCAGGTTTGACTGGTAAAGGGGAAAACAATCCTGCAAGTTTTCCATTACAAGAAGGAACTGGCATTGATGAAGATGAGAACGACGATGATGAAGAGATGATATTT CCTATGACAACGGGTGACATTGATCCTGCTGTGTTAGCTTCTCTCCCTCCATCAATGCAGCTAGATCTACTTGTTCAG ATGAGGGAGAGGGTGATGGCTGAAAACAGGCAGAAGTACCAGAAAATAAAAAAG GAGCCTGCAAAATTTTCAGAGCTTCAAATACAGTCCTATCTGAAAACGGTTGCTTTTCGTCGAGAGATAGAAGAAGTTCGGAAGGGTGCTGCAGGTAAGGATGTTGGGGGCATCCAGACAACAAAAATAGCATCGGAAGCTAATAGAGAGTTCATTTTCTCATCATCATTCACTGGTGATAAACA GACATTGGCACAAAGAGGTGTAGAGGAGCAGATTGTTGATAGCGGTAAATCAAAAAGGGAAATTAGTTCTGCTATCTTCAAATCCAGTCCCTCAAGTAGTTCTAGATCGATTAAACCTCAAGGCGGTGAGCCTTCGACGGGTTTTGGGCCTGATGTTGAGACATATCGTGATGAGAGAGGAAGGGTTAGAGTAAGTAGGGTCAGAGGAATGGGAATTCGTATGACTCGTGATATTCAAAGGAATTTGGATTTTATCAAAGAGCATGAGCAGTCAAAAAGCATGGGACAGGCCAACATTGGCAAAGGATCAACTAGCAATGAAGAACCTCCAGATTTTCCGGAACATCTTTTTGAAAATGATGGGCTGCAAAGCTCTGTTGATCTCAGTGAAGATTTTGCTGAAACTATCGGTGACAACCATCACACGTCGTCACTTGTAGGAGGATCTGATGATATTTCTGAGGGTTCCTGCCATGGAAGCAAAGAGACAATAGAGATATCTTTTGTGGATGATCAAATTGGAGTGAAGGACAATGATGACAAGCTGTTTTTGCATTTAGTTTCTGGAACTTCATCCAAGCTATTTGCTGATGATGATCGTTTGGCTAAAAATACATTAGAATCTGACAACTCCGAGGGTATTTGGGAAGAAGGTATCATAGAAGAAGAAACACTTCCTATGAAGGTTAATGAGAAGGATTATCAATCATCACCTCCTGATAACTGTTGTACTGACGATGAGGTGGAATGGGAGGAAGGTGTCTGTGATGTTCCTGAAGTACCTTTTAGTGAATACAATCAGTGTAAATTACCAAAAGGGGATATAGAAGAAGAGGCTCTCATACAGGAAGCAATAAAGAGAAGTTTAGAGGATTCGGAGAAGCAGGAATTTGAAAATGGAATCCCTGAAGATTTGGAAACATCTATTGAATATAAATCTTTGCAATCTCATGATGATGTTCCCAAACCATCTGAAGCTCCTGCTACAACTTATTCCCACTCCGAAGCTTCTTTTGTTGAAGAAACAAttaaagaaatgggaataaaaaacAGTTCTGGCGAGGATGGTGTTATGCATGATCCTGAAGTGCTTGAAGctgaaagaaaagaaaatgaaaaacaagCTCAACTGGAGAGTAATGATGGACGAGCTAGTTCAAACACAGATTATTTGCAGGGGTCTTCTCCAGTGTATAATGTATCCACAAGTACTCTCACTGCAAGGCCATCTTGCAGCCCAAAGGTTCAGGACAATGATGCGATCGTGTCTGCAACCAGCATTCATGAATGCCCTAAAGAGGAAGTTATCAAGCAGAATACTTCAAATTCTCATAAATCAGGATGCAACACAAATGATCCTTATATTGGAGAAATCTCCATGGTGGCCCAGAAGGAACCTTTGTTGGATGAATCGGTAGCTGGCGATGCCGTACAAAAGGAAAATGTTATTCAGGAAGATACAAACATTACCACTTCTGAGATCAATAGTACACAATTGAATGAGAATTATGATAGCCATATTATATCAGAAAATAATCTGGAGAAGGAAATATCTTTTCTTAGACAAGAACAGTTAGATCTCGGAAATGAAAGGCGAAAACTTGAAAGCCATGCAGAGTCTGTCAGCAGTGAGATGTTTGCTGAATGCCAG GAATTGCTCCAAATGTTCGGCTTGCCGTATATAATTGCACCAATGGAAGCTGAAGCTCAGTGTGCTTACATGGAAATTAACAACCTTGTTGATGGAGTTGTTACTGATGATTCAGATGTCTTCCTGTTTGGGGCAAGGAATGTCTATAAAAATATATTTGATGATAGGAAGTATGTGGAAACATACCTTATGAAG GACATCGAGTCGGAGCTTGGACTAACAAGGGAACAGTTAATTCGTATGGCTCTGCTTCTGGGGAGTGACTACACTGAAGGAATTAG TGGTATTGGCATTGTGAATGCTATTGAAGTTGTACATGCATTTCCTGAGGAAGATGGCCTCCAGCAGTTCAGAGAATGGATTGAATCACCGGATCCAGCGATATTGGGGAAATTTGATGTGGAAACCAGTGGCAGCTCAAAGAGAAGGAAATCTGGTGGAAATGAATcgtgtgaaaaaggaaatagcctgGAACCTGAATGTGTTGAAGGTTCTGATAATAACCAATCTTCTAATGAGACCCAACATATCAAGGAAGTATTTATGAGTAACCAT AGGAACGTGAGCAAGAACTGGCATATTCCTTCCACTTTTCCTAGTGAAACAGTCATCAGTGCATACATTTCTCCCCAAGTGGATGATTCAACAGAACGTTTTTCCTGGGGAAGGCCAGACTTAAGCTTGCTACGCAA GTTATGTTGGGAAAGGTTTGGCTGGAACAAGGAGAAAGCTGACGAACTGCTGCTTCCTGTTTTGAAAGAGTATAATAAGCATGAG ACTCAGCTGCGCATGGAGGCATTTTATTCATTCAATGAGAGATTTGCAAAAATACGTAGCAAAAGGATTCAGAAAGCTATCAAGGGTATTACAGGGAAAACTTTCTCAGaaacggatgaactcaatgaggaTAGTCCCAGTACTAGTGATGCACCCAAGAAGAAAGCGGCAGGCCACTCTAGCCGTGCTAAACCAAGAGGGAAAAGGAACACCAGTGCTGAACCTAGAAACATGGGAAGTCAAGAAGATGACAAAATTGGTGATCCTAATACCTTTGCAGATGCGGATGAACTTGCGAAAGAACAGAGAAATGCCAGTAAGAAGAAGACCGCAAGCCCCTCAGTTCGTTCTAGAGGGAGAGGTCGAAAAAAGATGAATGTTCGACAAGAGACTACTAGAGATGAGGAAGATTTGGAAGTTCAAATGTCTAATTTGTCCGCGGATGAGGACTCGCATGAAAGGCACTCCGACAAATACAAATCAGAAGGAATGACAGTACGCAGG TCAAACCGGAAGAGGAAACAAGTAACGTACATGGAAGATGACCACGAAGCTGATGACAATACTGCCCCCTTGCATCAAGTCGATGAAGATGACCCTAGCCAAATTGGCACTGACATTGACACAGCTGGACGAGACACGCAATCCAATCTGCTCCATCAGGATACAAGTGAACTGAACAGCAACCAGATGCACGTTGACCCAGGCAGTGCTGAAGATGTGAACGAAGATCCCTTGGGCTTTGAGCTATATGATGATCAGACTGATTCTGCACCAAAAGAATACCTTTTCACTGGAGGTGGATTCTGTGCGGAGGAGGATGAACAAGATACAGCGGTTGATCGATCTGGCGGGGAAACAGTGGATGGAACAAGTGACGCCTGTGAGGACATCGCGGGGGTTTCTGACGGTGGTAAAAGTATAGGCTTGTCGACACCGACTGGAGAGTGTGCAGAGGATGCTAGTATGGACGCCCGGGGTGCATCTTCATCGAAGCGACGCAATGCTGGCAGTGGTCTGCCCAAGATTGCCAAACGAAGGAGAAAATAA